The following are from one region of the Candidatus Kinetoplastibacterium crithidii genome:
- the queA gene encoding tRNA preQ1(34) S-adenosylmethionine ribosyltransferase-isomerase QueA has protein sequence MQPLSLEKEFFEYTLPEDLIAQNPSKERSSSRLLYVDHNKKMHDLYFYNIVNLIKKGDLVVFNNTKVIKARLSGNKESGGKVEVMIERILNNSKALVQIKSNKPIKNNTKIFISNDIYAIVDKRHDNFFELKFSTYIHTILDQYGKIPLPPYIKKNIDEIDELRYQTVYAKLSGAVAAPTAGLHFDNSMMDDFKILGIETSFITLHVGAGTFQPIRTSNIEQHIMHSEQYHVPQDTVEKIKKARSNGNKIIAVGTTTARALESAALVNDNYDCINKTILEETKGETQLYIRPGYKFRIVDNLITNFHLPKSTLLLLVAALTGQNTIYAAYQHAIKKKYRFFSYGDAMFIEPSI, from the coding sequence ATGCAACCATTATCATTAGAGAAAGAATTCTTCGAATATACATTACCAGAAGATCTTATTGCACAAAATCCTTCTAAAGAAAGATCTTCTAGTAGGCTATTATATGTAGATCATAATAAAAAGATGCATGATTTATATTTCTACAATATAGTTAACTTAATTAAGAAAGGAGATCTTGTTGTATTTAATAATACAAAAGTTATCAAAGCAAGATTATCTGGAAATAAAGAAAGTGGTGGCAAAGTAGAAGTAATGATTGAACGTATATTAAATAACAGTAAAGCTTTAGTACAAATAAAATCTAATAAACCAATAAAGAACAATACAAAGATATTTATTTCTAATGACATATATGCCATTGTTGATAAACGTCATGATAATTTTTTTGAGTTAAAGTTTTCAACCTATATACATACAATACTAGATCAATATGGCAAAATACCTTTACCACCATATATCAAAAAAAACATTGATGAAATTGATGAGTTAAGGTATCAAACAGTATATGCAAAACTATCAGGAGCTGTAGCAGCTCCAACAGCAGGACTACATTTTGACAATAGCATGATGGATGATTTCAAAATACTTGGTATAGAAACATCTTTCATAACACTACATGTCGGTGCTGGAACATTTCAGCCTATAAGAACAAGTAATATTGAGCAACATATTATGCATTCAGAACAATATCATGTTCCACAAGATACAGTAGAAAAAATAAAAAAAGCAAGATCTAATGGAAATAAAATAATTGCAGTAGGTACCACTACTGCAAGAGCTTTAGAATCAGCAGCGTTAGTTAATGATAATTATGATTGTATAAATAAAACTATTTTAGAAGAAACAAAAGGTGAAACACAATTATATATAAGACCAGGATATAAATTTCGAATAGTTGATAACTTAATTACAAATTTCCACTTACCAAAATCAACTTTGCTTTTATTAGTAGCAGCACTAACTGGACAAAATACTATTTATGCAGCTTATCAACATGCAATTAAAAAAAAATATCGTTTTTTTAGTTATGGTGATGCGATGTTTATAGAGCCGTCGATATAA
- the gap gene encoding type I glyceraldehyde-3-phosphate dehydrogenase produces MSIRVAINGYGRIGRNILRAHYEGGKKHDIEIVAINDMGNVQSSAHLTRFDTAHGKFTGTVSVEKDCMVVNGDRIRMFSNRNPEELPWRELGIDVVMECTGIFTSKSKAMVHINNGAKKVVISAPGGNDVDATIVFGVNDNLLKPTHTIISNASCTTNCLVPLVKPLHDSIGVETGLMTTVHSYTNDQVLTDVSHNDLRRARSATMNMIPTKTGAAAAVGLVLPDLKGKLDGYSIRVPTINVSLVDLSFIAKRNTSVDEVNETIRLASEGYLKGVLEFNKDLLVSSDYNHNPASSIFDSTLTKVSGRLVKVFSWYDNEWGFSNRMLDTTMALMLAK; encoded by the coding sequence ATGTCTATCAGAGTTGCTATTAATGGTTATGGGCGAATAGGTCGAAATATTTTAAGAGCTCATTATGAGGGTGGAAAAAAACATGATATAGAAATTGTTGCTATCAATGATATGGGAAACGTCCAGTCTAGTGCTCATTTAACAAGATTTGATACTGCTCATGGAAAATTCACAGGAACGGTTTCTGTAGAAAAAGATTGTATGGTAGTGAATGGTGACAGAATTAGAATGTTTTCTAATAGGAATCCAGAAGAACTCCCTTGGAGAGAATTAGGTATTGATGTTGTTATGGAGTGTACAGGTATTTTTACATCTAAATCCAAGGCTATGGTACATATTAATAATGGAGCTAAGAAAGTTGTTATATCTGCTCCAGGTGGTAATGATGTGGATGCAACCATTGTTTTTGGGGTTAATGATAATTTACTTAAACCAACTCATACGATTATTTCTAATGCTTCTTGTACTACAAATTGTTTAGTGCCTTTAGTTAAACCTCTGCATGATTCTATTGGTGTAGAAACAGGTCTTATGACAACAGTACACTCATATACCAATGATCAAGTTTTAACAGATGTCTCGCATAATGATTTGCGTAGAGCAAGATCTGCAACCATGAATATGATTCCAACAAAAACTGGAGCAGCAGCTGCAGTAGGTCTGGTACTTCCTGATTTAAAAGGTAAATTGGATGGTTACTCAATAAGAGTACCAACTATTAATGTTTCATTGGTGGATTTGTCTTTTATTGCGAAACGAAATACATCTGTTGATGAGGTTAATGAAACCATTAGGTTAGCCTCTGAAGGTTATCTAAAGGGTGTTTTAGAATTTAATAAAGACTTATTGGTTTCTAGTGATTATAATCATAACCCTGCTTCAAGTATTTTTGATTCTACATTGACAAAGGTTTCTGGGCGACTTGTTAAAGTATTTTCATGGTATGACAATGAATGGGGATTCTCCAATAGAATGTTGGATACTACTATGGCATTAATGCTTGCAAAATAG
- a CDS encoding fructose-bisphosphate aldolase class II — protein MSLVSMRQLLDHAAENCYGIPAFNVNNLEQVQAIMEAAHETNSPVIMQASAGARKYAGECFLKNLIKAAIESYPHIPVVMHQDHGQSPSICESAINMGFSSVMMDGSLKEDGKTVADYEYNVRVTKKVVEMSHKRGVTVEGELGCLGSLETLEGDKEDGHGADGKLTIEQLLTDPNQAVDFVSRTQIDALAIAIGTSHGAYKFTRKPTGDILSIKRVKEIHSRLPNTHLVMHGSSSVPQDILAEIRQFGGDIKETYGVPVEEIQEAIKYGVRKINIDTDIRLAMTAAIRKFFVENPSKFDPREYLKPARSAAKEICIKRYIQFGSAGYADKIIPISLDKMARYYMNGDLDQ, from the coding sequence ATGTCTTTGGTATCTATGCGTCAATTGCTTGATCATGCAGCGGAGAATTGTTATGGCATTCCAGCTTTTAATGTTAACAATTTAGAACAAGTACAGGCTATTATGGAAGCTGCTCATGAAACAAATAGTCCAGTAATAATGCAAGCTTCTGCGGGGGCAAGAAAGTATGCAGGCGAATGTTTTCTGAAAAATCTTATAAAGGCAGCAATTGAGTCTTATCCTCACATACCAGTGGTGATGCATCAAGATCATGGCCAATCTCCCAGTATATGTGAGAGTGCCATAAATATGGGTTTTTCTAGTGTTATGATGGACGGATCTCTTAAAGAAGATGGAAAAACAGTTGCTGATTATGAATATAATGTTAGGGTTACAAAAAAAGTTGTAGAGATGTCACATAAAAGAGGTGTTACTGTCGAGGGAGAGTTAGGATGTTTAGGCTCGTTAGAAACATTAGAAGGTGATAAAGAGGATGGTCATGGAGCAGATGGTAAATTAACTATTGAACAATTATTGACAGACCCTAATCAGGCTGTAGATTTTGTATCTAGAACTCAAATTGATGCTTTGGCTATTGCCATAGGGACTAGTCACGGTGCTTATAAATTTACTAGGAAACCTACTGGAGATATCCTATCTATTAAGCGCGTAAAGGAAATACATTCAAGATTACCTAATACACATTTAGTTATGCATGGTAGCTCTAGTGTTCCTCAAGATATTTTGGCAGAAATAAGACAGTTTGGTGGTGATATAAAGGAAACATATGGGGTGCCAGTAGAGGAGATACAAGAAGCTATAAAATATGGTGTTCGAAAAATTAATATAGATACTGATATTAGGTTAGCTATGACGGCAGCTATACGGAAATTTTTCGTGGAGAATCCAAGTAAATTTGATCCTCGTGAATATTTGAAACCTGCTCGTTCTGCTGCTAAAGAAATATGTATTAAAAGATATATACAATTTGGTTCAGCTGGTTATGCTGATAAAATAATCCCTATAAGTTTGGATAAAATGGCTAGGTATTATATGAACGGAGATTTGGATCAATAA
- the purE gene encoding 5-(carboxyamino)imidazole ribonucleotide mutase, which yields MQKSNIPIIGLVMGSSSDWEIMKHSAKILDEFNLCYEARVVSAHRMPKEMVDYSVSAVSRGLKGIIAGAGGAAHLPGMIAALTELPVFGVPVPSKYLLGEDSLLSIVQMPKGIPVATFAIGEAGAINASLHLIANLSVHDEALRSKLKKYRQHQNELACSMKLSS from the coding sequence ATGCAAAAATCAAATATTCCTATTATTGGATTGGTTATGGGCTCATCAAGTGATTGGGAGATTATGAAGCACTCAGCGAAAATTTTGGATGAGTTTAATTTGTGTTATGAGGCTAGAGTGGTTTCTGCTCATAGAATGCCTAAGGAAATGGTGGATTATTCTGTCTCTGCAGTTAGTAGGGGTTTGAAAGGAATAATTGCTGGGGCTGGTGGAGCAGCCCATTTGCCTGGAATGATTGCTGCTTTAACAGAGTTGCCTGTTTTTGGTGTCCCTGTACCATCTAAGTATTTATTAGGAGAGGATTCGTTGCTATCGATTGTTCAGATGCCGAAAGGTATTCCAGTAGCTACATTTGCTATTGGAGAAGCAGGGGCTATAAATGCTTCTCTACATTTAATTGCAAATTTATCTGTGCATGATGAAGCATTAAGGAGTAAATTGAAAAAATATCGCCAACATCAAAATGAATTGGCATGTAGTATGAAGCTCTCTTCTTAA
- a CDS encoding 16S rRNA (uracil(1498)-N(3))-methyltransferase produces MRRPRFFLENYLSSNIEVLLPKEITHYAKQVLRLQNNDNIILFNGKNGEYNATITFAKGSAYAKILSFNSKEIELQGSITLIQSLTTNNKMDLIIEKAVELGVQKIIPLKTNRSIVQLTNEKLQNKIMHWKKIIESASSQCGRNQLMTIENPISLDQYLEKISNQIHLFCHLSNSQTLTEVLKKQIDIKKLSIMIGPEGGWTDQECVQVKKIHDIKFVNFGNRILRTETAGITITAAVISLMNWY; encoded by the coding sequence ATGCGTCGTCCTCGTTTCTTTTTAGAAAATTATTTATCCTCAAACATAGAGGTGTTATTGCCAAAGGAAATAACACATTACGCTAAACAAGTCCTACGACTACAAAACAATGATAATATTATATTGTTTAATGGAAAAAATGGAGAATATAATGCGACAATAACGTTCGCTAAAGGATCTGCTTATGCAAAAATACTATCATTCAATTCTAAGGAAATAGAACTTCAAGGTTCAATTACACTTATACAGTCTTTGACAACTAACAATAAAATGGATCTTATAATAGAAAAAGCTGTTGAGTTAGGAGTGCAAAAAATAATTCCATTAAAAACAAACAGAAGTATAGTCCAATTAACTAATGAAAAATTACAGAATAAGATAATGCATTGGAAAAAGATCATAGAATCTGCTAGTTCACAATGTGGTCGCAACCAACTTATGACTATAGAAAACCCAATATCATTGGATCAGTACTTAGAAAAAATATCAAACCAAATACATCTATTTTGTCATCTATCTAATAGTCAAACTTTGACAGAAGTTTTAAAAAAACAAATTGACATAAAGAAATTATCTATAATGATAGGACCAGAAGGAGGATGGACTGATCAAGAATGTGTTCAAGTAAAAAAAATACATGATATCAAATTTGTTAATTTTGGCAATAGGATATTACGTACAGAAACAGCAGGTATCACGATAACAGCAGCTGTTATTAGCCTGATGAATTGGTATTAG
- the tkt gene encoding transketolase — translation MNKDIYKSKIVLADAIRVLSMDAVQKANSGHPGAPMGMAEMAQAIWKDNLKHNPNDPRWINRDRFVLSNGHSSMLLYAVLHLTGYDVSIDDIKKFRQLHSKTPGHPEVGITPGIETTTGPLGQGLANAVGMALAESLLAEEFNKPGFDIIDHNTYAMVGDGCLMEGISHEVCSLAGTLKLSKLIVLYDDNGISIDGNVKHWFNDDTAGRFRGYGWNVITDINGHDASAINAAIKLARSQSQKPTIIICKTTIGKGSPNMAGTHNVHGSPLGKDEILASREFLGWPHDPFVIPQEMYDAWDARETGEKSQAIWKSKFDSYAIEYPSFANELKRRMNGELPGNFDEFTKNFIKTTVEKAETLATRKASQLAIAEIAKALPEFLGGSADLTGSNYTDWKGVVPVRAASDDRGISFGRHINYGVREFGMAAIMNGIALHGGYLPFGGTFLTFSDYSRNAIRMAALMRQRVVHVFTHDSIGLGEDGPTHQSIEHVASLRLIPNLSVWRPCDTVETMVAWAYAIKRPASVGMDVKDGGPTALLLSRQNLPFVERDSSTISSIEKGGYILKDGNNAQAIIIATGSEIAIALDAQNKLNELGIGVRVVSMPSTDVFDKQDDSWKNMVLPVNIPKIAIEAGVTSGWYKYVGLDGLVLGIDRYGESAPAGELFKFFGLTSDNVVMSVKKILSLKGV, via the coding sequence ATGAACAAAGATATATATAAATCTAAAATTGTTTTGGCTGATGCTATTCGCGTTTTATCAATGGATGCGGTGCAAAAAGCTAATTCTGGGCATCCTGGAGCCCCTATGGGTATGGCAGAGATGGCGCAGGCAATATGGAAAGATAATTTAAAACATAATCCAAATGATCCCAGATGGATTAATAGAGACCGTTTTGTTTTATCAAATGGTCATAGTTCTATGTTGCTTTATGCTGTTTTACATTTAACCGGCTATGATGTTTCTATTGATGACATCAAAAAATTTCGTCAGCTACATTCTAAAACTCCAGGGCATCCTGAGGTTGGAATTACTCCAGGTATAGAAACAACAACAGGTCCTCTTGGTCAGGGTTTAGCAAATGCAGTCGGTATGGCATTAGCAGAATCTTTGTTAGCAGAAGAGTTTAATAAACCAGGTTTTGATATAATAGATCATAACACATATGCAATGGTAGGAGATGGTTGCCTTATGGAAGGTATTTCTCATGAGGTTTGTTCTCTTGCTGGCACTTTAAAATTATCTAAATTAATAGTTTTATATGATGATAATGGCATTTCTATAGATGGAAATGTAAAACATTGGTTTAATGATGATACTGCAGGGCGATTCAGAGGATATGGCTGGAACGTTATTACAGATATCAATGGTCATGATGCTTCTGCTATAAATGCAGCTATCAAGTTAGCTCGTTCTCAATCTCAAAAGCCAACAATAATTATCTGCAAAACGACCATTGGTAAAGGTTCACCAAACATGGCAGGTACTCATAATGTACATGGATCCCCATTAGGTAAAGATGAGATACTAGCATCTAGAGAATTTCTTGGGTGGCCTCATGATCCATTTGTAATTCCTCAAGAAATGTATGATGCTTGGGATGCCAGGGAAACAGGTGAAAAATCACAAGCAATATGGAAATCTAAATTTGATTCATACGCGATTGAATATCCAAGTTTTGCTAATGAGCTTAAACGCAGAATGAATGGTGAATTACCAGGTAATTTTGATGAATTTACTAAAAACTTTATAAAAACAACGGTTGAAAAAGCAGAAACTTTAGCTACTAGAAAAGCTTCTCAGCTTGCAATTGCAGAAATAGCTAAGGCATTGCCGGAGTTCTTAGGAGGCTCTGCTGATTTGACAGGATCTAATTATACAGACTGGAAAGGAGTTGTTCCTGTTAGGGCAGCTAGTGATGATAGAGGTATATCATTTGGAAGGCATATTAATTATGGTGTCCGTGAATTCGGCATGGCTGCTATTATGAATGGTATTGCATTGCATGGAGGTTATTTACCTTTTGGTGGAACATTTTTGACTTTTTCGGACTATTCCCGTAATGCTATTCGTATGGCTGCTTTAATGAGGCAAAGGGTTGTACATGTATTTACCCATGATTCTATAGGATTAGGAGAAGATGGTCCCACACATCAGTCTATTGAGCATGTGGCTAGTTTGCGTCTTATTCCAAATTTATCAGTGTGGAGACCTTGTGATACTGTAGAGACTATGGTTGCTTGGGCATATGCGATTAAAAGACCAGCTAGTGTTGGTATGGATGTTAAGGATGGTGGTCCTACCGCATTATTGCTTTCTAGGCAAAATTTGCCTTTCGTTGAGCGTGATTCTTCTACAATTAGCTCTATAGAAAAAGGTGGTTATATCTTAAAAGATGGTAATAATGCACAAGCTATAATTATCGCTACAGGTTCAGAAATTGCTATAGCTTTGGATGCTCAGAATAAATTAAACGAATTAGGCATTGGAGTTAGGGTAGTTTCTATGCCTAGTACTGATGTTTTTGATAAACAAGATGATAGTTGGAAAAATATGGTTTTGCCAGTAAATATTCCAAAAATTGCGATAGAAGCTGGTGTAACTTCTGGTTGGTATAAGTATGTTGGCTTAGATGGTTTGGTTTTAGGAATAGATCGTTATGGAGAGTCAGCTCCAGCTGGAGAATTATTTAAATTTTTTGGATTGACATCAGATAACGTCGTTATGTCTGTGAAAAAGATTTTATCATTGAAAGGGGTTTAG
- a CDS encoding anion permease — protein MLNIFSGLSVWVCFGLIMALAFVLIYEFINGFHDTANAVATVIYTKAMPPRLAVLLAGIFNFLGVLTGGVGIVYTIVHLLPVELLLNVNSTRGLIMIFSMVSAAIIWNLGTWFFGIPASSSHTLIGSILGVGLANAWENSIPIQDGVNWDKAIDVGLSMIISPIIGFILAGWIFFLLKNWRPNSNMHYTPKQRRLLEAKKHPPFWNRLILVISAMGVSFAHGSNDGQKGIGLVMLVLIGIVPANYALNLNSTSYQIDRTRNATLHLNDFYSRNYIYINKYLDINDQITNTDINTQLSCNPKMTKKTINEIDTTLKNLSKYELLSVKQRIDTRKNLLCLDDIAKNIMRGQKLPISEAEDLERLRADITSTIEYAPLWVVIAVATALGCGTMIGWKRVVMTVGERIGTQGMTYAQGASAQVTAVLAIGTANLLNLPVSTTHVLSSGIAGTIVANKVTLQKNTVKQILLAWILTLPAAISLSAILFLLGTFVTKL, from the coding sequence ATGCTAAATATATTCTCTGGTTTAAGTGTTTGGGTTTGTTTTGGCCTTATTATGGCTCTAGCATTCGTGCTCATTTATGAATTTATAAATGGATTTCATGACACAGCAAATGCTGTTGCTACAGTAATATATACAAAGGCTATGCCTCCTAGGCTAGCAGTTCTACTCGCAGGAATATTCAATTTTTTAGGAGTCCTAACTGGAGGAGTGGGAATAGTCTACACCATAGTACACTTGCTTCCAGTAGAATTATTATTAAACGTAAACAGTACACGTGGTCTAATAATGATTTTTTCCATGGTATCTGCAGCAATAATTTGGAATCTTGGAACATGGTTTTTTGGTATACCAGCCTCTAGTTCTCATACTCTTATTGGATCAATCCTAGGTGTTGGCCTAGCAAATGCATGGGAAAATAGCATACCGATCCAAGATGGAGTTAACTGGGACAAAGCTATAGATGTAGGATTATCCATGATAATATCTCCAATTATAGGCTTCATATTAGCAGGATGGATATTTTTCCTATTAAAAAATTGGAGACCAAACTCAAACATGCATTACACTCCTAAACAAAGACGGCTTTTAGAGGCAAAAAAACACCCTCCATTCTGGAACCGTTTAATACTTGTTATATCTGCCATGGGAGTTAGTTTCGCACATGGCTCAAATGATGGACAGAAAGGAATAGGACTAGTAATGTTAGTATTAATAGGAATAGTACCGGCAAATTATGCTCTCAACTTAAATAGCACTTCATATCAAATTGACAGAACAAGAAATGCAACGCTTCATTTAAATGACTTTTACAGTAGAAATTATATTTACATAAATAAATACTTAGATATAAATGACCAGATTACTAACACTGATATAAATACACAATTAAGTTGTAATCCAAAAATGACAAAAAAAACTATTAATGAAATTGATACAACTCTAAAAAATCTATCTAAATACGAACTTTTATCTGTTAAACAGAGAATAGACACGAGAAAAAATCTGCTTTGCCTTGATGACATAGCTAAAAATATTATGAGAGGACAAAAACTACCAATATCAGAAGCAGAAGATTTAGAAAGACTTAGAGCTGACATAACATCAACAATCGAGTATGCCCCCCTATGGGTTGTAATCGCGGTAGCAACAGCTCTTGGATGTGGAACAATGATAGGATGGAAAAGAGTTGTAATGACAGTTGGAGAAAGGATAGGTACTCAAGGAATGACTTATGCTCAAGGAGCATCTGCCCAAGTTACAGCTGTTTTAGCAATAGGAACAGCTAATTTATTAAATTTACCTGTTTCAACTACACATGTACTATCATCAGGAATAGCTGGAACAATAGTTGCTAATAAAGTTACTCTACAAAAAAACACAGTCAAACAAATACTGCTGGCATGGATCCTAACTTTGCCAGCAGCAATTTCTTTATCTGCTATCTTATTCTTACTTGGAACATTTGTAACAAAACTCTAA
- a CDS encoding phosphoribosylaminoimidazolesuccinocarboxamide synthase: MMNALLQSGIKSLPLISRGKVRDIYAVDDDKLLIVVTDRISAFDVVLDDPIPGKGLVLNKLTEFWLNKLQHIVPNHSTGIAPETVVSIDEVEFVKDRAVVVKRLKPIMIEAVVRGYLIGSGWHEYQKTGSVCGIKLPGALNKASKLEEAIFTPAAKAEQGSHDENVSFSYVKSLVGNELANKIKDISIQLYKEAYGFAIARGIIIADTKFEFGLDQNGVLCLMDEVLTPDSSRFWPLDSYEEGSSPVSFDKQFVRDWLELQNWNKIAPAPKLPKDIIQKTSDKYYEALDRFTS; the protein is encoded by the coding sequence ATTATGAATGCATTATTGCAATCTGGTATAAAATCATTGCCATTAATTTCTAGAGGTAAGGTACGTGATATTTATGCTGTTGATGATGATAAGTTATTAATTGTTGTAACTGATAGAATTTCGGCTTTTGATGTTGTTTTAGATGATCCAATTCCTGGTAAAGGTTTAGTATTAAATAAATTGACGGAATTTTGGCTTAATAAACTACAACATATAGTACCTAATCATTCTACCGGAATTGCTCCAGAAACTGTCGTTTCTATTGATGAGGTAGAGTTTGTTAAAGATAGGGCGGTAGTAGTAAAAAGATTGAAGCCAATAATGATTGAAGCTGTTGTTAGAGGTTATTTAATTGGTTCTGGTTGGCATGAATATCAGAAAACAGGATCTGTGTGTGGAATTAAACTACCTGGTGCCTTAAATAAGGCAAGTAAACTTGAAGAAGCTATTTTTACTCCTGCAGCAAAAGCTGAGCAAGGTTCACATGATGAGAATGTTAGTTTTAGTTATGTTAAAAGTTTGGTTGGTAATGAGTTAGCTAATAAAATTAAAGATATTAGTATACAGCTATATAAAGAAGCTTATGGTTTTGCAATAGCTAGAGGTATTATAATTGCTGATACCAAGTTTGAGTTTGGATTAGACCAGAATGGTGTTTTGTGTTTGATGGATGAAGTACTAACACCTGATTCTTCTCGTTTTTGGCCTCTTGATAGTTATGAGGAAGGATCTAGTCCAGTATCATTTGATAAACAGTTTGTAAGGGACTGGTTGGAGTTGCAAAACTGGAATAAAATTGCTCCTGCTCCTAAGTTGCCTAAGGATATTATTCAGAAAACTTCAGATAAGTATTATGAAGCTCTTGATAGATTCACTAGTTAA
- a CDS encoding phosphoglycerate kinase has product MTKVKTLRELSKSGFLLNKKVFIRADLNVPFDNEGHITEDTRIRASVPGIRMALDAGAAVMVTSHLGRPKEGMFTKQDSLVRVAQRLSEILGMQIELIKDWIDGVKVDPGQVVLLENCRVNIGEKNNDENLSRKMAALCDVYVNDAFGTAHRIEASTYGIAKFAPVACAGPLLEQELNALGKVFSQPKKPLVAIVGGSKVSTKLSVLKFLSEKVDYLIVGGGIANTFMMATGLSIGKSLVESSELDNANIIINSMRSRGADVPIPVDVVCAKSFSPESSGVLKKVEDVVEDDMILDIGPETSKMFGSIIEKAGTIVWNGPVGVFEFKNFASGTEFISKKIAKTSAFSVAGGGDTLAAIDKFGVLNEINYISTGGGAFLEFLEGKKLPALSILEERAND; this is encoded by the coding sequence ATGACCAAAGTAAAAACTCTAAGAGAGTTATCAAAATCAGGTTTTTTGCTAAATAAAAAAGTTTTTATTAGGGCTGATTTGAACGTACCTTTTGATAATGAAGGTCATATAACAGAAGATACTAGGATAAGAGCTTCAGTGCCAGGAATTAGAATGGCTTTGGATGCAGGTGCTGCTGTGATGGTTACATCTCACCTAGGTCGCCCTAAGGAAGGTATGTTCACTAAACAAGATTCTTTGGTAAGGGTTGCACAACGTTTATCAGAAATTTTGGGAATGCAGATTGAGTTAATTAAAGATTGGATTGATGGTGTTAAGGTTGATCCTGGTCAGGTTGTTTTGCTAGAAAATTGCCGTGTAAATATTGGTGAAAAAAACAATGATGAAAATCTATCACGTAAAATGGCTGCGTTATGTGATGTTTATGTAAACGATGCTTTTGGAACAGCTCATAGAATTGAAGCTAGTACTTATGGTATTGCTAAATTTGCTCCTGTAGCTTGTGCGGGCCCATTATTAGAGCAAGAACTAAATGCTCTTGGAAAGGTATTTTCTCAACCTAAAAAACCATTAGTTGCTATTGTAGGCGGATCAAAAGTTTCTACAAAATTATCTGTTTTAAAGTTTCTATCTGAAAAAGTAGATTACTTGATTGTTGGAGGTGGAATAGCTAATACTTTCATGATGGCAACGGGATTATCTATTGGAAAATCATTAGTAGAGTCTTCTGAGTTGGATAATGCTAATATTATAATTAATAGCATGAGAAGTCGAGGAGCTGATGTTCCAATACCAGTGGATGTAGTGTGTGCTAAATCTTTTAGTCCAGAATCTTCAGGTGTTTTAAAAAAGGTAGAAGATGTGGTAGAAGATGATATGATTTTAGATATAGGGCCGGAAACATCTAAGATGTTCGGCTCTATTATAGAAAAAGCTGGTACTATAGTCTGGAATGGACCAGTTGGTGTTTTTGAATTTAAAAATTTTGCTAGTGGTACAGAATTTATATCTAAAAAAATAGCAAAAACTAGCGCTTTTTCAGTTGCTGGGGGTGGAGATACATTGGCAGCCATAGATAAATTTGGAGTTCTCAATGAAATTAATTATATTTCAACAGGTGGCGGAGCTTTTCTGGAATTTCTAGAAGGGAAGAAACTGCCTGCTCTATCTATATTAGAAGAGCGAGCTAATGATTAG